The following proteins are encoded in a genomic region of Mycolicibacterium rutilum:
- a CDS encoding ABC transporter ATP-binding protein yields MSILQTRQLAKAFNGHTVLDHIDLDLPPGTITAVVGASGCGKTTLLRLIAGFETPDAGTVTIAGRQVAGPTGSVAPHRRAVGYVAQDGALFPHLTVGQNIAYGLPGSARRAEVRARVAELLETVSLDPSYAARRPHQLSGGQQQRVALARALARKPVVMLLDEPFSALDTGLRASTRKAVARLLIEAEVTTLLVTHDQEEALSIADQVAVMRDGRFTQVGPPQQVYRRPSDHFTAAFLGDCISLPCTVDGDTAECALGRIPVADGSGLSGPATLLLRPEQLVATVVTDTERHDGIATVLAVEFLGHDVLLTVDPGGDTGPIIVRQHSLNPPPVDAKVHIDVAGSGVALP; encoded by the coding sequence GTGAGCATCCTGCAGACCCGACAACTGGCCAAGGCCTTCAACGGCCACACCGTGCTCGACCACATCGACCTCGACCTGCCCCCCGGCACCATCACCGCGGTGGTGGGCGCATCGGGCTGCGGCAAGACCACACTGTTGCGGTTGATCGCCGGCTTCGAAACCCCCGACGCCGGAACGGTGACGATCGCCGGGCGGCAGGTGGCCGGTCCCACCGGCTCGGTGGCCCCGCACCGGCGCGCGGTCGGCTACGTCGCCCAGGACGGCGCGCTGTTCCCCCACCTGACCGTCGGGCAGAACATCGCCTACGGACTGCCCGGCTCGGCGCGACGCGCCGAGGTCCGGGCCCGCGTCGCCGAACTGCTCGAGACCGTCTCACTGGATCCCTCCTACGCCGCGCGCCGCCCGCACCAGTTGTCCGGCGGCCAGCAGCAGCGGGTGGCATTGGCCCGGGCGCTGGCGCGCAAGCCGGTCGTGATGCTGCTCGACGAACCGTTCAGCGCCCTCGACACCGGGTTGCGCGCGTCGACCCGAAAAGCGGTGGCACGCCTGCTGATCGAGGCCGAGGTGACGACGCTGCTGGTCACCCACGACCAGGAGGAGGCGCTGTCGATCGCCGATCAGGTGGCGGTCATGCGCGACGGACGCTTCACCCAGGTCGGCCCGCCGCAGCAGGTGTACCGCCGCCCCAGCGACCACTTCACCGCGGCGTTCCTCGGTGACTGTATTTCGCTGCCCTGCACGGTCGACGGCGACACCGCCGAGTGCGCGTTGGGCCGGATCCCCGTGGCCGACGGCTCCGGGCTGTCCGGCCCGGCGACGCTGCTGCTGCGTCCCGAACAACTCGTGGCGACCGTGGTCACCGACACCGAGCGTCACGACGGCATCGCCACGGTGCTGGCCGTCGAATTCCTCGGCCACGACGTGTTGCTCACCGTCGACCCCGGCGGCGACACCGGCCCGATCATCGTGCGCCAGCACAGCCTCAACCCGCCCCCCGTCGACGCCAAGGTGCACATCGACGTGGCGGGCAGCGGGGTCGCGTTGCCATGA
- a CDS encoding AMP-binding protein: MSRLVEHLRTYGENVAIHTDSQQLCYRDLADRVEAAASSLGRDRRLVLLETRNDIATLVHYLGALAGRHVVLPVPAGRDHTAVLQTYDPDVVVSDGDVQHRRTSAGHRLHDDLAMLLSTSGSTGSPKLVRLSPTNLISNAQAIADYLHIDETDIAATTLPMSYCYGLSVINSHLARGAGLILTDRSVTDERFWETFRRHRGTSFAGVPYTFELLERISFDTMDLPDLRYVTQAGGRMPPERVHRFAEHAQTGGWQLFVMYGATEATARMAYLAPELALSRPDAIGTPIPGGSFSVEAPDGDTIGELVYHGPNVMLGYARGPADLALGKTVDALHTGDLARRAPDGLYEIVGRTSRFVKMYGLRIDLQRVESALSAAGISAFCADDDDRLIVAARTGRDAGVVQRIAAEAAGVPASAVRAVIVDELPLLPSGKPDYPAVRELAQEHGLPSAGTLRELFADVLQLDPADVDPDASFVDLGGNSLTYVAMSVRLERAIGQLPADWQQRPLQELEAVATPARRRRFWAATVETSVALRAAAIVLIVGSHAELFELWGGAHLLLGIAGYNFGRFCLTPLPRAKRVRHLRNTIGWIAVPSILWVALALLLTDDYTWTNLLLGNKILGPHDSMTAGRLWFVEVLVWTLVALAVLFWLPAMDRAERRRPFAVAMAFLAVGLALRYDALGLELGRDAWFTMLAFWFFAIGWAAAKATTALQRVLLTVVLAVALQGYFDSLTRELLVLVGLALVIWLPTLRCPAALTAAAGVLAEASLYTYLVHYQVYALFPGDPLIGVLASLAVGILITQLVTMARHRLRARRGAVRAAKLTPARR, from the coding sequence ATGAGCCGGTTGGTCGAGCATCTCCGCACCTACGGGGAAAACGTTGCGATCCACACCGACTCGCAGCAGCTGTGCTACCGCGACCTCGCCGACCGCGTCGAGGCCGCGGCCTCGTCGCTGGGCCGCGACCGCCGCCTGGTGCTGTTGGAGACCCGCAACGACATCGCCACCCTGGTGCACTATCTCGGCGCCCTCGCCGGCCGCCACGTCGTGCTGCCGGTACCGGCCGGGCGCGACCACACCGCGGTGCTGCAGACCTACGATCCCGACGTCGTCGTCAGCGACGGCGACGTCCAGCACCGCCGCACGAGCGCCGGTCACCGACTGCACGACGACCTGGCGATGCTGCTGTCCACCTCGGGCAGCACCGGTTCGCCAAAGCTGGTGCGGCTGTCCCCCACGAACCTGATCTCGAACGCCCAGGCCATCGCCGACTACCTCCACATCGACGAAACCGACATCGCGGCAACGACACTGCCGATGTCGTACTGCTACGGGCTCTCGGTCATCAACAGCCACCTCGCCCGCGGCGCCGGGTTGATCCTGACCGACCGCTCGGTCACCGACGAGCGGTTCTGGGAGACGTTCCGCCGTCACCGCGGCACCTCCTTCGCCGGTGTGCCCTACACCTTCGAACTGCTCGAGCGGATCTCGTTCGACACGATGGACCTCCCCGACCTGCGTTATGTCACCCAGGCGGGCGGACGGATGCCCCCCGAGCGCGTGCACCGGTTCGCCGAGCACGCCCAGACCGGCGGGTGGCAACTGTTCGTCATGTACGGCGCCACCGAGGCGACCGCCCGGATGGCTTATCTGGCACCGGAATTGGCGCTGTCACGGCCGGACGCGATCGGCACTCCCATACCCGGCGGCTCGTTCAGCGTCGAAGCCCCGGACGGCGACACCATCGGCGAACTGGTGTACCACGGGCCGAACGTGATGCTGGGATACGCCCGCGGACCCGCCGACCTCGCGCTCGGCAAGACCGTCGACGCTTTGCACACCGGGGACCTGGCCCGCCGCGCCCCGGATGGTCTCTACGAAATCGTCGGTCGCACCAGCAGATTCGTCAAGATGTACGGGCTGCGCATCGACCTGCAGCGCGTCGAGTCGGCGCTGAGCGCCGCCGGCATCAGCGCGTTCTGCGCCGATGATGACGACCGCCTGATCGTGGCCGCCAGGACCGGCCGGGACGCCGGCGTCGTGCAGCGGATCGCAGCCGAGGCCGCGGGCGTGCCGGCATCCGCGGTGCGGGCCGTCATCGTCGACGAGCTGCCGCTGCTGCCGTCGGGCAAGCCGGACTACCCCGCGGTGCGCGAGCTCGCCCAGGAGCACGGCCTGCCGTCGGCGGGCACGCTGCGTGAATTGTTCGCCGACGTGCTCCAACTCGACCCGGCCGATGTGGACCCCGACGCGAGCTTCGTCGACCTCGGCGGTAACTCGCTGACCTACGTGGCGATGTCGGTGCGACTGGAGCGGGCGATCGGTCAGCTGCCCGCCGACTGGCAGCAGCGGCCGTTGCAGGAACTGGAGGCGGTGGCCACACCCGCGCGACGGCGGCGGTTCTGGGCCGCGACGGTGGAAACCAGTGTGGCGCTTCGCGCGGCGGCGATCGTGTTGATCGTCGGCTCGCACGCCGAACTGTTCGAACTGTGGGGCGGCGCGCACCTGCTGCTCGGCATCGCCGGCTACAACTTCGGACGGTTCTGCCTGACGCCGCTGCCCCGCGCCAAACGGGTCCGCCATCTGCGCAACACCATCGGCTGGATCGCGGTCCCGTCGATCCTGTGGGTGGCGCTGGCGCTGCTGCTGACCGACGACTACACCTGGACGAACCTGTTGTTGGGCAACAAGATCCTCGGCCCGCACGACAGCATGACCGCGGGCCGGCTGTGGTTCGTCGAGGTGCTGGTGTGGACGCTGGTCGCGCTGGCCGTGCTGTTCTGGCTGCCCGCGATGGACCGCGCCGAGCGGCGACGTCCGTTCGCCGTCGCCATGGCGTTCCTGGCCGTCGGTCTGGCGTTGCGCTACGACGCGCTGGGCCTCGAGCTCGGCCGCGACGCGTGGTTCACCATGCTGGCGTTCTGGTTCTTCGCGATCGGCTGGGCGGCGGCCAAGGCCACCACGGCGCTGCAGCGGGTGCTGCTGACGGTGGTGCTGGCGGTTGCGCTGCAGGGCTACTTCGACAGCCTCACCCGTGAACTGCTCGTGCTGGTGGGGCTGGCGCTGGTGATCTGGCTGCCGACGCTGCGCTGCCCGGCGGCGCTGACCGCGGCGGCCGGTGTGCTGGCCGAGGCGTCGCTGTACACCTATCTCGTGCACTACCAGGTGTACGCGCTGTTCCCCGGCGACCCGCTGATCGGGGTGCTCGCCTCGCTGGCCGTCGGCATCCTGATCACCCAACTGGTGACCATGGCCCGGCATCGGCTCCGGGCGCGCCGCGGCGCGGTCAGGGCGGCGAAACTCACTCCCGCTCGGCGATAA
- a CDS encoding acyl-CoA thioesterase, producing MSALLTLLDVRPGVDADHWIGPASGPAGKRAYGGQFMAQSLAAACRSVDADRLPTNMHLQFLRGGEAGDDVDYAVTRVFDGRTSSARRVESRQQDRLLTAATVSFAVPLPGPQHGQRTMPPESLPESVPQTGPAGPAPSMPLAELDIRIADDTSSGEFVRRLWWRATITLPDDPLVHTLVAVYVCDVYMIDPALQVHGHSMQARTHRSGTTDSSIWFHHPVRADEWNLLETTSPAAARGRGVVTGALIRSDGVIAATVAQEGLIAERE from the coding sequence ATGAGCGCGCTGCTCACCCTGCTCGACGTGCGCCCCGGCGTCGACGCCGACCACTGGATCGGGCCGGCCAGCGGGCCGGCGGGCAAGCGGGCCTACGGCGGGCAGTTCATGGCGCAGAGCCTGGCCGCGGCGTGCCGCAGCGTCGACGCGGACCGGTTGCCCACCAACATGCACCTGCAGTTCCTGCGCGGGGGTGAGGCCGGCGACGACGTCGACTACGCCGTCACCCGGGTTTTCGACGGCCGCACCTCCTCCGCTCGGCGCGTCGAGTCCCGCCAGCAGGACCGGCTGCTGACCGCGGCGACGGTGTCGTTCGCGGTGCCCTTGCCCGGCCCGCAGCACGGGCAGCGGACGATGCCGCCGGAGTCGCTGCCGGAGTCGGTGCCGCAGACCGGGCCCGCCGGCCCGGCGCCGTCGATGCCGTTGGCGGAGCTCGACATCCGCATCGCCGACGACACCTCGTCGGGCGAGTTCGTGCGCCGGCTGTGGTGGCGCGCCACGATCACGCTTCCCGACGATCCGTTGGTGCACACGCTGGTGGCGGTGTACGTCTGCGACGTGTACATGATCGACCCGGCGCTGCAGGTGCACGGGCACTCGATGCAGGCGCGGACACACCGCAGCGGTACCACCGATTCGTCGATCTGGTTTCACCACCCCGTGCGCGCCGACGAGTGGAACCTGTTGGAGACCACGTCGCCCGCGGCTGCCCGCGGGCGGGGAGTCGTGACCGGCGCGCTGATCCGCTCCGACGGCGTCATCGCGGCGACGGTGGCGCAGGAAGGCCTTATCGCCGAGCGGGAGTGA
- a CDS encoding CoA transferase produces the protein MTETPHLARPLAGVRIVEISSFVAVPLAGMTLTQLGAEVTRVDPIGGAADYRRWPVTDGGDSIYWAGLNKGKRSTAADMRSPEGQELVQRLIAASGVLITNVAGRQWHSYDTLREMRPDLIHVEVSGRADGGTGVDYTVNAGVGFPMVTGPAELATPVNHVLPAWDVACGIYTALAVVTALRHRDATGEGQRISIPLENVALATAGNLGFFTEVMINGTARERIGNSVYGQYGQDFVSSDGVSFMVVALTGRHFGDLAELTGTAKAVAALADTLGADFTDEGQRYEHREALSGLFGEWFATHTADEIAAALATTSVLWERYRTFTETASAPKVTDNPLFSALDQPRIGSYLAPGLPIAFDGAYPRAVAAPALGDDTAGVLSDWLGLSGEQVDRLVQSGTVATGRAG, from the coding sequence ATGACCGAGACACCCCACCTCGCCCGCCCGCTGGCCGGTGTGCGCATCGTCGAGATCTCCAGCTTCGTCGCCGTGCCGCTCGCCGGCATGACCCTGACCCAGCTCGGAGCCGAGGTCACGCGCGTCGATCCGATCGGCGGGGCCGCCGACTACCGGCGCTGGCCGGTCACCGACGGTGGCGACAGCATCTACTGGGCCGGCCTGAACAAGGGCAAGCGCTCCACGGCCGCCGACATGCGCTCGCCGGAGGGGCAGGAACTCGTCCAGCGGCTGATCGCCGCCAGCGGCGTATTGATCACCAATGTGGCTGGACGGCAATGGCATTCGTATGACACGTTGCGTGAGATGCGCCCCGACCTGATCCATGTCGAGGTGTCCGGGCGCGCCGACGGCGGCACCGGGGTCGACTACACGGTCAACGCGGGCGTCGGCTTCCCGATGGTCACCGGACCCGCCGAACTCGCCACGCCGGTCAACCACGTGCTGCCCGCCTGGGACGTGGCCTGCGGAATCTACACCGCGCTGGCGGTGGTCACCGCGCTGCGGCACCGGGACGCGACGGGCGAGGGCCAACGGATCAGCATCCCGTTGGAGAACGTGGCGCTGGCCACCGCCGGCAACCTCGGCTTCTTCACCGAGGTGATGATCAACGGCACCGCCCGCGAACGCATCGGCAACTCGGTATACGGGCAGTACGGCCAGGACTTCGTCAGCAGCGACGGGGTCTCGTTCATGGTGGTCGCCCTGACCGGCAGGCATTTCGGTGACCTCGCCGAACTGACCGGCACGGCGAAAGCCGTTGCCGCGCTGGCCGACACACTCGGCGCGGATTTCACCGACGAAGGCCAGCGGTACGAGCACCGCGAGGCGTTGTCGGGTCTGTTCGGCGAGTGGTTCGCCACCCACACCGCAGACGAGATCGCCGCGGCGCTGGCCACCACCTCGGTGCTGTGGGAGCGCTACCGCACCTTCACCGAGACGGCGAGCGCCCCGAAGGTGACCGACAACCCGTTGTTCAGCGCGCTGGATCAACCGCGCATCGGGTCGTATCTCGCACCGGGGCTGCCGATCGCGTTCGACGGGGCGTACCCGCGCGCCGTCGCCGCCCCCGCCCTGGGCGATGACACCGCCGGCGTGCTGAGCGACTGGCTGGGGTTGTCCGGCGAACAGGTCGACCGGTTGGTGCAGTCGGGCACGGTGGCCACCGGACGGGCCGGATGA
- a CDS encoding HAD-IIA family hydrolase: MDGVLVREEHALPGAADFLQRLVERERPFLVLTNNSIFTPRDLSARLRRSGLSVPEEAIWTSALATAAFLGDQLPGGSAYVIGEAGLTTALHEAGYTMTDIDPDFVVLGETRTYSFEAITKAIRLILGGARFIATNPDVTGPSAEGPLPATGSVAAMITKATGREPYFVGKPNPMMFRSALNRIEAHSESTVMVGDRMDTDVVAGIEAGLETILVLTGSTTVEDVERYPFRPSRVLPSIAEAIELV; the protein is encoded by the coding sequence ATGGACGGCGTGCTCGTCCGCGAGGAACACGCACTGCCTGGCGCCGCTGACTTCCTGCAGCGCCTCGTCGAGCGTGAACGCCCTTTCCTCGTCCTGACCAACAACTCGATCTTCACGCCGCGTGACCTGTCGGCTCGGCTGCGCCGCTCCGGCCTGTCGGTGCCCGAGGAGGCGATCTGGACGTCGGCGCTGGCGACCGCGGCGTTCCTGGGCGATCAGCTGCCCGGCGGATCGGCCTATGTGATCGGCGAGGCCGGCCTGACCACCGCGCTGCACGAGGCGGGTTACACGATGACCGACATCGACCCCGATTTCGTCGTGCTCGGCGAGACCCGCACGTACTCGTTCGAGGCGATCACCAAGGCGATCCGCCTCATCCTCGGCGGCGCGCGGTTTATCGCGACGAATCCCGATGTGACCGGGCCGTCGGCGGAAGGGCCGCTGCCCGCGACCGGATCGGTGGCCGCGATGATCACCAAGGCCACCGGCCGCGAGCCCTACTTCGTCGGCAAGCCCAATCCGATGATGTTCCGCAGCGCGCTCAACCGCATCGAAGCCCACTCCGAGAGCACGGTCATGGTCGGTGACCGGATGGACACCGACGTCGTGGCCGGCATCGAGGCCGGCCTCGAGACGATCCTCGTGCTGACCGGATCGACCACCGTCGAGGACGTAGAGCGCTACCCGTTCCGGCCCAGCCGGGTGCTGCCGTCCATCGCCGAGGCCATCGAACTGGTGTGA
- a CDS encoding heme-binding protein, with the protein MFSRRVIGAIVVAGAALFGAAGTAAADPPNCTAADLAGVMAGVSAGTSSYLFTHPDVNAFFTGLKGKPRDQMTAEIQAYMDANPRVRDELRAVRQAAADFRARCNVEMPDMPMN; encoded by the coding sequence ATGTTCTCGCGCAGAGTAATTGGAGCGATAGTAGTGGCCGGCGCGGCCTTGTTCGGCGCCGCGGGCACCGCAGCGGCCGATCCGCCGAACTGCACGGCCGCCGATCTGGCCGGTGTGATGGCCGGCGTGTCGGCGGGCACGTCGTCGTATCTGTTCACGCACCCGGACGTGAACGCGTTCTTCACGGGTCTGAAGGGCAAGCCGCGTGATCAGATGACCGCCGAGATTCAGGCCTACATGGACGCGAACCCCCGGGTCCGCGACGAGCTGCGCGCGGTTCGGCAGGCCGCCGCCGATTTCCGGGCGCGTTGCAACGTCGAGATGCCGGACATGCCGATGAACTGA
- a CDS encoding Dyp-type peroxidase, whose amino-acid sequence MLELDDIQHILLTPTPAITGRYEFLSFDTPEGGRAWLTALLDKVQSAAEVRATMDESDRWVTVAFTWRGLRALGVPDESLATFPAEFREGMAARADILGDTGDCAPERWVGGLAGDDLHAIAILFARTDEQCRRSIEEHDKLLGRTHGVRSLSHLDLNATPPFNYAHDHFGFRDRLSQPVMEGSGEEPTPGSGAPLKPGEFILGYPDEDGPVLNTPQPATLSRNGSYLAYRRLQEHVARFREFLRDNSDSPDDEELLAAKFMGRWRSGAPLVLAPDRDDPELGADPLRNNDFNYKDMDPFGYACPLGSHARRLNPRDTAHNMNRRRMIRRGATYGPALPDGAPDDGIDRGIAAFIICASLVRQFEFAQNVWINDKTFHELDNEHDPICGIQDGTLEFTIPRRPIRKVFTGLPAFTTLKGGAYFFLPGIAALRYLADPR is encoded by the coding sequence ATGCTTGAACTCGATGACATTCAGCACATCCTGCTGACCCCCACACCCGCCATCACCGGTCGCTACGAATTCCTGTCATTCGACACGCCCGAGGGTGGGCGTGCCTGGCTGACCGCACTGCTGGACAAAGTGCAGTCGGCCGCCGAGGTCCGCGCGACGATGGACGAATCGGATCGCTGGGTGACTGTCGCATTCACCTGGCGGGGCCTGCGGGCTCTCGGCGTGCCCGACGAGTCATTGGCGACGTTCCCCGCTGAGTTCCGCGAAGGCATGGCGGCGCGCGCCGACATACTGGGCGACACCGGCGACTGCGCCCCCGAACGCTGGGTCGGCGGACTCGCCGGCGACGACCTGCACGCGATCGCCATCCTGTTCGCGCGAACCGACGAGCAATGCAGGCGTTCGATCGAGGAGCACGACAAGCTGCTCGGCCGCACCCACGGCGTGCGGAGCCTGTCACACCTCGACCTCAATGCGACGCCGCCGTTCAACTATGCCCACGACCACTTCGGGTTCCGCGACCGGCTGTCGCAACCGGTGATGGAAGGCTCCGGCGAGGAGCCCACCCCGGGATCGGGTGCGCCCCTGAAGCCGGGCGAGTTCATCCTGGGCTACCCGGACGAGGACGGTCCCGTACTCAACACACCGCAGCCGGCAACCCTGTCCCGCAACGGAAGCTACCTGGCCTATCGCCGGCTGCAGGAACACGTGGCGCGGTTCCGTGAGTTCCTGCGCGACAACTCCGACAGTCCCGACGACGAGGAACTGCTGGCCGCGAAGTTCATGGGCCGCTGGCGCAGCGGTGCCCCGCTGGTTCTGGCGCCGGACCGAGACGACCCGGAGCTCGGCGCAGACCCCCTGCGCAACAACGACTTCAACTACAAGGACATGGATCCGTTCGGCTACGCCTGCCCGCTCGGCTCCCATGCCCGGCGGCTCAACCCCCGGGATACCGCCCACAACATGAACCGACGCCGGATGATCCGCCGCGGCGCCACTTACGGCCCCGCACTCCCCGACGGCGCGCCTGACGATGGCATCGACCGGGGTATAGCGGCATTCATCATCTGTGCCAGCCTGGTCCGGCAGTTCGAGTTCGCACAGAACGTCTGGATCAACGACAAGACCTTCCACGAACTCGACAACGAGCACGACCCGATCTGCGGAATCCAGGACGGCACGCTGGAATTCACCATTCCCCGCCGCCCGATCCGAAAAGTGTTCACCGGGCTTCCCGCCTTCACGACGCTGAAAGGCGGTGCCTATTTCTTCCTGCCCGGCATCGCCGCGCTGCGCTACCTCGCGGACCCGCGATGA
- a CDS encoding mycofactocin-coupled SDR family oxidoreductase: MTGRLEGKVAFITGAARGQGRAHAIAMAKEGADIIAVDICRQIESNPYPLATPDDLSETERAVKEVGRRVVARIADVRERHELRDAVEAGVADLGKIDIVVANAGILPMAMGKPDPMQFVDASDVDLVGVMNTVAVAIPHLPDGASIIVTGSTAGMMRGTTDNPMMGPGGAGYGWSKRVVIEYVDEMCLHLAPRMIRVNAIHPTNCNTHLLQNDGMYSVFRPDMTAEGKTPAREDAEPLFTIFQAMPIPYVEPEDIANLGVFLASDESRYITGQHIRVDAGSLLKWPNGPGG; this comes from the coding sequence ATGACCGGACGGCTCGAAGGCAAGGTCGCGTTCATCACCGGCGCAGCGCGTGGACAGGGTCGCGCGCATGCGATCGCGATGGCCAAAGAGGGCGCCGACATCATCGCGGTCGACATCTGCCGACAGATCGAGTCCAACCCGTATCCGCTTGCCACGCCGGATGATCTGTCCGAAACCGAACGTGCGGTCAAAGAGGTCGGCCGACGCGTGGTCGCGCGGATCGCCGACGTCCGCGAGCGCCACGAACTGCGCGACGCGGTCGAGGCGGGCGTCGCCGATCTCGGCAAGATCGACATCGTCGTCGCCAACGCCGGGATCCTGCCGATGGCGATGGGCAAGCCCGATCCGATGCAGTTCGTCGACGCCAGCGACGTGGATCTTGTCGGCGTGATGAACACCGTCGCGGTCGCGATACCGCATCTGCCGGACGGCGCGTCGATCATCGTGACCGGGTCGACCGCGGGAATGATGCGCGGCACCACGGACAATCCGATGATGGGCCCGGGCGGTGCCGGTTACGGCTGGAGCAAGCGCGTCGTGATCGAGTACGTCGACGAAATGTGTCTACACCTGGCCCCACGGATGATCCGGGTCAACGCGATCCATCCGACCAACTGCAACACCCATCTGCTGCAGAACGACGGGATGTACAGCGTCTTCCGGCCGGACATGACCGCCGAAGGAAAGACGCCGGCGCGCGAGGACGCCGAACCGCTGTTCACGATCTTCCAGGCCATGCCCATCCCGTACGTCGAACCCGAGGACATCGCCAACCTCGGGGTTTTTCTGGCCAGCGACGAGAGCCGCTACATCACCGGCCAGCACATCCGCGTCGACGCCGGGTCGCTGCTCAAGTGGCCGAACGGGCCGGGCGGATAG
- a CDS encoding cytochrome P450 yields MTDFDTVDFFTDESLVPDPYPYFDFLRSKCPVAEATPFNVLAVTGYDEALAVYRDPAFSSCVSVAGPFSGMPFGPDGRDDVGELIEQHRHAVPMAEHITSQDPPLHTRTRGLMNKLITPKRLKENEEFMWRLADQQLDTFIDRGSCEFLADYAKPFSLLVIADLLGVPGEDHDEFKAAFALETVGELGKETPTSHNPLQWLNDKFYSYIEDRRRAPRQDVLTELAQAKYEDGSTPEIEDVMNLSTFLFAAGTETTTKLVSSAMRVIAEHAEFETALRDDRSKIPAFLEETLRMESPVKAHFRMARTTTSVGDVKVAAGTTVMLLPGACNRDGRKFDDPNTFRPDRPNVREQIAFIRGVHSCPGAPLARAEGRISLNRILDRMTDIAVSEEHHGPPGDRRYAYEPTFIMRGLNELHLTFTPSTVR; encoded by the coding sequence ATGACCGACTTCGACACCGTCGACTTCTTCACCGACGAGTCGTTGGTACCCGACCCGTACCCGTACTTCGACTTCCTGCGGTCGAAATGCCCGGTGGCCGAGGCGACGCCGTTTAACGTGCTGGCCGTCACCGGATACGACGAGGCGCTCGCGGTCTACCGGGACCCCGCGTTCTCGTCGTGTGTGTCGGTGGCCGGGCCGTTCTCGGGGATGCCGTTCGGCCCCGACGGGCGCGACGACGTCGGCGAACTGATCGAGCAGCACCGCCACGCGGTGCCGATGGCCGAGCACATCACCTCGCAGGACCCGCCGTTGCACACCCGCACCCGCGGTCTGATGAACAAACTGATCACGCCCAAGCGCCTCAAGGAGAATGAGGAGTTCATGTGGCGCCTGGCCGATCAGCAACTGGACACCTTCATCGACCGCGGCAGCTGCGAATTCCTCGCCGACTACGCGAAACCGTTCTCGCTGTTGGTGATCGCCGACCTGCTGGGCGTACCGGGCGAGGACCACGACGAGTTCAAGGCGGCGTTCGCGCTGGAGACGGTCGGAGAGTTGGGCAAGGAGACCCCGACGTCACACAACCCGCTGCAGTGGCTCAACGACAAGTTCTACAGCTACATCGAGGACCGGCGGCGCGCGCCGCGTCAGGACGTGCTGACCGAACTCGCCCAGGCCAAGTACGAGGACGGTTCCACGCCCGAGATCGAGGACGTAATGAACCTGTCGACGTTCCTGTTCGCCGCGGGCACCGAGACCACCACGAAGCTGGTCAGTTCCGCGATGCGCGTCATCGCCGAGCATGCCGAGTTCGAAACCGCGTTGCGCGACGATCGCAGCAAGATCCCGGCGTTTCTGGAGGAGACGCTGCGGATGGAGAGCCCGGTCAAGGCGCACTTCCGGATGGCGCGCACCACCACCAGCGTCGGCGACGTCAAGGTCGCGGCGGGCACGACGGTGATGCTGCTCCCCGGCGCCTGCAACCGTGACGGACGAAAGTTCGACGACCCGAACACCTTCCGCCCCGATCGGCCCAATGTGCGCGAACAGATCGCGTTCATCCGCGGCGTGCACTCGTGCCCCGGTGCACCGTTGGCGCGGGCCGAAGGGCGGATCTCGCTGAATAGGATCCTCGACCGGATGACCGACATCGCGGTGTCCGAGGAGCATCACGGACCGCCCGGTGACCGGCGGTACGCCTACGAGCCGACGTTCATCATGCGCGGGCTCAACGAACTGCACCTCACCTTCACCCCATCGACGGTGCGGTGA